A window of Sutcliffiella cohnii contains these coding sequences:
- a CDS encoding TIGR01440 family protein: MTVSDWKNELTEILDEFQKQANLQKGQIFVIGCSTSEIVGERIGTAGTDEVAAMVYETLSQFSKQTGVHLAFQCCEHLNRALVVQRELADTRGFEQVTVVPVRQAGGAMASYAYRNMPNAVMVEHIKADGGIDIGDTFIGMHIKHVAVPVRVKRKNVGQAHITLATTRPKLIGGARAIYVLEDGT, translated from the coding sequence TTGACAGTTTCGGATTGGAAAAACGAATTAACCGAAATATTAGATGAATTTCAAAAGCAAGCAAATCTTCAAAAGGGGCAAATATTTGTAATTGGCTGTAGTACGAGTGAAATCGTCGGAGAACGAATCGGCACAGCAGGCACGGATGAAGTAGCAGCAATGGTTTATGAAACGCTCTCCCAGTTCAGCAAACAAACGGGTGTCCACCTCGCATTCCAATGTTGCGAACATTTAAATCGAGCACTCGTCGTGCAACGAGAACTTGCAGATACACGTGGATTTGAACAAGTAACCGTTGTTCCAGTCCGTCAAGCGGGTGGAGCAATGGCATCTTATGCGTACCGAAACATGCCAAATGCCGTTATGGTAGAGCATATAAAAGCAGACGGTGGTATTGACATCGGTGACACTTTTATCGGTATGCATATAAAGCATGTGGCTGTACCTGTCCGGGTAAAACGAAAAAACGTTGGCCAAGCACACATCACGTTAGCGACTACCCGTCCAAAGTTAATCGGCGGTGCGAGAGCGATATATGTTTTAGA